In the Gopherus flavomarginatus isolate rGopFla2 chromosome 6, rGopFla2.mat.asm, whole genome shotgun sequence genome, one interval contains:
- the R3HCC1L gene encoding coiled-coil domain-containing protein R3HCC1L isoform X19, with the protein MCELRGEGTADPSAESAGSVCELRVQGAADPSAESSGSVCELRVQGAADPSVESAGSVCELRVQGAADESGESAGSTCELQEESAADQPCERTALSGESTGTAYELRGEATADQSRESTGSACELRGDGTTDESGESAGSVCELRGEVAADESGASAGSACELRGEGAADASRESAGSVCELREEGAADENAGSVCVLTGEVAADESGASAGSVCELRGDGATDESGESAGSVCELRGDGATDESRESAGSVCELRGEGAADENAGSACKLTGAGAADPPCRRAGSAAAALEGGLREHARARVHSTSPRTDSGTRAPPERVDEARGSAAMCGTEMPCGLGSCAAEGAPCARGAPGSTEHSQSLEIPGSRSAGSLAEEVDCPGGVARPSHGLRADGEPGMEDGGVTEGGTSEAPGQPSDGAPSDSCAAAEGSWDLLFNADGDCLDQRLLQELSGGEKPRSRLQEPRFDYSGWQPELDLSDSELPHVIEIYDFPQDFGTADLLRVFCSYQKKGFDIKWVDDTHALGIFSSPVAARDALSSRHVMVKTRPLAQGTRAAKAKARACADLLQPAKERPETSAALARRLVIGALGVRSNQSRAEREAERKKLQEARERKRLENKQREDIWEGRD; encoded by the exons ATGTGCGAGCTCAGAGGGGAGGGCACCGCAGATCCGAGCGCGGAGAGCGCAGGCAGCGTGTGCGAGCTCAGAGTGCAGGGCGCCGCAGATCCGAGCGCGGAGAGCTCAGGCAGCGTGTGCGAGCTCAGAGTGCAGGGTGCCGCAGATCCGAGCGTGGAGAGCGCAGGCAGCGTGTGCGAGCTCAGAGTGCAGGGTGCCGCAGATGAGAGCGGGGAGAGCGCAGGAAGCACTTGTGAACTTCAAGAGGAGAGTGCTGCAGATCAGCCATGTGAGAGGACAGCTCTGAGCGGGGAGAGCACAGGAACTGCGTATGAGCTCAGAGGCGAGGCCACCGCAGATCAGAGTAGGGAGAGCACGGGAAGCGCGTGTGAGCTCAGAGGGGATGGTACCACAGATGAGAGTGGGGAGAGCGCAGGAAGCGTGTGTGAGCTCAGAGGGGAG GTTGCCGCAGATGAGAGCGGGGCGAGTGCAGGCAGCGCGTGCGAGCTCAGAGGGGAGGGTGCTGCAGATGCAAGCAGGGAGAGCGCAGGCAGTGTATGTGAGCTCAGAGAGGAGGGTGCCGCAGATGAGAATGCAGGAAGCGTGTGCGTGCTTACAGGGGAGGTTGCCGCAGATGAGAGCGGGGCGAGTGCAGGCAGCGTGTGTGAACTCAGAG GGGACGGTGCCACAGATGAGAGCGGGGAGAGCGCAGGCAGCGTGTGTGAACTCAGAGGGGACGGTGCCACAGATGAGAGCAGGGAGAGCGCAGGCAGCGTGTGTGAGCTCAGAGGGGAGGGTGCCGCAGATGAGAACGCAGGGAGCGCGTGCAAGCTTACAGGGGCAGGTGCCGCAGATCCGCCATGCAGGAGGGCggggagtgctgctgctgctttagagGGAGGCCTGCGTGAGCATGCCAGGGCGAGAGTGCACAGCACATCCCCTAGGACAGACTCTGGCACCAGGGCCCCGCCGGAGCGTGTGGACGAGGCCAGAGGCAGCGCAGCAATGTGTGGGACGGAGATGCCCTGCGGCTTGGGCAGCTGTGCTGCAGAGGGTGCCCCCTGTGCACGTGGAGCTCCTGGGAGCACGGAGCACAGCCAGTCTCTGGAGATCCCAGGCAGCCGCTCGGCCGGGAGCTTGGCTGAGGAGGTGGACTGTCCAGGCGGGGTGGCGAGGCCATCGCATGGCTTGCGAGCGGATGGAGAGCCAGGGATGGAGGACGGTGGTGTGACCGAAGGCGGCACGTCAGAAGCGCCTGGGCAGCCAAGTGACGGAGCTCCGAGCGATAGCTGTGCTGcggcagaggggagctgggacTTGCTCTTTAACGCCGATGGAGACTGCCTGGACCAACGTCTGCTGCAAGAG ctgtcgGGCGGTGAGAAGCCCAGGAGCAGGCTGCAGGAGCCCCGTTTCGACTACTCCGGCTGGCAGCCTGAGCTGGACCTCAGCGACTCGGAGCTGCCCCATGTCATCGAGATCTATGACTTCCCGCAGGACTTCGGCACTGCTGACCTGCTGCGCGTCTTCTGCAGCTACCA GAAGAAAGGCTTTGACATCAAATGGGTGGACGACACGCATGCACTGGGCATCTTCTCCAGCCCCGTCGCAG CACGCGACGCTCTGAGCAGCAGGCACGTGATGGTGAAGACCCGGCCCCTGGCGCAGGGCACGAGAGCAGCCAAGGCCAAAGCCAGGGCTTGTGCTG ACCTCCTGCAGCCGGCGAAAGAGCGTCCGGAGACGTCGGCGGCACTGGCCCGGAGGCTGGTGATCGGAGCCCTCGGAGTGCGGAGCAACCAGAGCCGAGCCGAGCGCGAGGCCGAGCGCAAGAAGCTGCAGGAGGCCCGAG AGAGAAAGCGCCTGGAGAACAAGCAGCGGGAGGACATCTGGGAAGGCCGGGACTga
- the R3HCC1L gene encoding coiled-coil domain-containing protein R3HCC1L isoform X15 — MCELRGEGTADPSAESAGSVCELRVQGAADPSAESSGSVCELRVQGAADPSVESAGSVCELRVQGAADESGESAGSTCELQEESAADQPCERTALSGESTGTAYELRGEATADQSRESTGSACELRGDGTTDESGESAGSVCELRGEVAADESRASAGSACELRGDSATDESGESAGSVCELRGEVTADENAGSVCMLTGEGAADASRESAGSVCELREEGAADENAGSVCVLTGEVAADESGASAGSVCELRGDGATDESGESAGSVCELRGDGATDESRESAGSVCELRGEGAADENAGSACKLTGAGAADPPCRRAGSAAAALEGGLREHARARVHSTSPRTDSGTRAPPERVDEARGSAAMCGTEMPCGLGSCAAEGAPCARGAPGSTEHSQSLEIPGSRSAGSLAEEVDCPGGVARPSHGLRADGEPGMEDGGVTEGGTSEAPGQPSDGAPSDSCAAAEGSWDLLFNADGDCLDQRLLQELSGGEKPRSRLQEPRFDYSGWQPELDLSDSELPHVIEIYDFPQDFGTADLLRVFCSYQKKGFDIKWVDDTHALGIFSSPVAARDALSSRHVMVKTRPLAQGTRAAKAKARACADLLQPAKERPETSAALARRLVIGALGVRSNQSRAEREAERKKLQEARERKRLENKQREDIWEGRD, encoded by the exons ATGTGCGAGCTCAGAGGGGAGGGCACCGCAGATCCGAGCGCGGAGAGCGCAGGCAGCGTGTGCGAGCTCAGAGTGCAGGGCGCCGCAGATCCGAGCGCGGAGAGCTCAGGCAGCGTGTGCGAGCTCAGAGTGCAGGGTGCCGCAGATCCGAGCGTGGAGAGCGCAGGCAGCGTGTGCGAGCTCAGAGTGCAGGGTGCCGCAGATGAGAGCGGGGAGAGCGCAGGAAGCACTTGTGAACTTCAAGAGGAGAGTGCTGCAGATCAGCCATGTGAGAGGACAGCTCTGAGCGGGGAGAGCACAGGAACTGCGTATGAGCTCAGAGGCGAGGCCACCGCAGATCAGAGTAGGGAGAGCACGGGAAGCGCGTGTGAGCTCAGAGGGGATGGTACCACAGATGAGAGTGGGGAGAGCGCAGGAAGCGTGTGTGAGCTCAGAGGGGAGGTTGCCGCAGATGAGAGCAGGGCGAGTGCAGGCAGCGCGTGTGAACTCAGAGGGGACAGTGCCACAGATGAGAGCGGGGAGAGCGCAGGCAGCGTGTGCGAGCTCAGAGGGGAGGTTACCGCAGATGAGAATGCAGGAAGCGTGTGCATGCTTACAGGGGAG GGTGCTGCAGATGCAAGCAGGGAGAGCGCAGGCAGTGTATGTGAGCTCAGAGAGGAGGGTGCCGCAGATGAGAATGCAGGAAGCGTGTGCGTGCTTACAGGGGAGGTTGCCGCAGATGAGAGCGGGGCGAGTGCAGGCAGCGTGTGTGAACTCAGAG GGGACGGTGCCACAGATGAGAGCGGGGAGAGCGCAGGCAGCGTGTGTGAACTCAGAGGGGACGGTGCCACAGATGAGAGCAGGGAGAGCGCAGGCAGCGTGTGTGAGCTCAGAGGGGAGGGTGCCGCAGATGAGAACGCAGGGAGCGCGTGCAAGCTTACAGGGGCAGGTGCCGCAGATCCGCCATGCAGGAGGGCggggagtgctgctgctgctttagagGGAGGCCTGCGTGAGCATGCCAGGGCGAGAGTGCACAGCACATCCCCTAGGACAGACTCTGGCACCAGGGCCCCGCCGGAGCGTGTGGACGAGGCCAGAGGCAGCGCAGCAATGTGTGGGACGGAGATGCCCTGCGGCTTGGGCAGCTGTGCTGCAGAGGGTGCCCCCTGTGCACGTGGAGCTCCTGGGAGCACGGAGCACAGCCAGTCTCTGGAGATCCCAGGCAGCCGCTCGGCCGGGAGCTTGGCTGAGGAGGTGGACTGTCCAGGCGGGGTGGCGAGGCCATCGCATGGCTTGCGAGCGGATGGAGAGCCAGGGATGGAGGACGGTGGTGTGACCGAAGGCGGCACGTCAGAAGCGCCTGGGCAGCCAAGTGACGGAGCTCCGAGCGATAGCTGTGCTGcggcagaggggagctgggacTTGCTCTTTAACGCCGATGGAGACTGCCTGGACCAACGTCTGCTGCAAGAG ctgtcgGGCGGTGAGAAGCCCAGGAGCAGGCTGCAGGAGCCCCGTTTCGACTACTCCGGCTGGCAGCCTGAGCTGGACCTCAGCGACTCGGAGCTGCCCCATGTCATCGAGATCTATGACTTCCCGCAGGACTTCGGCACTGCTGACCTGCTGCGCGTCTTCTGCAGCTACCA GAAGAAAGGCTTTGACATCAAATGGGTGGACGACACGCATGCACTGGGCATCTTCTCCAGCCCCGTCGCAG CACGCGACGCTCTGAGCAGCAGGCACGTGATGGTGAAGACCCGGCCCCTGGCGCAGGGCACGAGAGCAGCCAAGGCCAAAGCCAGGGCTTGTGCTG ACCTCCTGCAGCCGGCGAAAGAGCGTCCGGAGACGTCGGCGGCACTGGCCCGGAGGCTGGTGATCGGAGCCCTCGGAGTGCGGAGCAACCAGAGCCGAGCCGAGCGCGAGGCCGAGCGCAAGAAGCTGCAGGAGGCCCGAG AGAGAAAGCGCCTGGAGAACAAGCAGCGGGAGGACATCTGGGAAGGCCGGGACTga
- the R3HCC1L gene encoding coiled-coil domain-containing protein R3HCC1L isoform X16: MCELRGEGTADPSAESAGSVCELRVQGAADPSAESSGSVCELRVQGAADPSVESAGSVCELRVQGAADESGESAGSTCELQEESAADQPCERTALSGESTGTAYELRGEATADQSRESTGSACELRGDGTTDESGESAGSVCELRGEGAVDESAGSVCELRGDGATDENAGSMCMLTGEVAADESGASAGSACELRGEGAADASRESAGSVCELREEGAADENAGSVCVLTGEVAADESGASAGSVCELRGDGATDESGESAGSVCELRGDGATDESRESAGSVCELRGEGAADENAGSACKLTGAGAADPPCRRAGSAAAALEGGLREHARARVHSTSPRTDSGTRAPPERVDEARGSAAMCGTEMPCGLGSCAAEGAPCARGAPGSTEHSQSLEIPGSRSAGSLAEEVDCPGGVARPSHGLRADGEPGMEDGGVTEGGTSEAPGQPSDGAPSDSCAAAEGSWDLLFNADGDCLDQRLLQELSGGEKPRSRLQEPRFDYSGWQPELDLSDSELPHVIEIYDFPQDFGTADLLRVFCSYQKKGFDIKWVDDTHALGIFSSPVAARDALSSRHVMVKTRPLAQGTRAAKAKARACADLLQPAKERPETSAALARRLVIGALGVRSNQSRAEREAERKKLQEARERKRLENKQREDIWEGRD; the protein is encoded by the exons ATGTGCGAGCTCAGAGGGGAGGGCACCGCAGATCCGAGCGCGGAGAGCGCAGGCAGCGTGTGCGAGCTCAGAGTGCAGGGCGCCGCAGATCCGAGCGCGGAGAGCTCAGGCAGCGTGTGCGAGCTCAGAGTGCAGGGTGCCGCAGATCCGAGCGTGGAGAGCGCAGGCAGCGTGTGCGAGCTCAGAGTGCAGGGTGCCGCAGATGAGAGCGGGGAGAGCGCAGGAAGCACTTGTGAACTTCAAGAGGAGAGTGCTGCAGATCAGCCATGTGAGAGGACAGCTCTGAGCGGGGAGAGCACAGGAACTGCGTATGAGCTCAGAGGCGAGGCCACCGCAGATCAGAGTAGGGAGAGCACGGGAAGCGCGTGTGAGCTCAGAGGGGATGGTACCACAGATGAGAGTGGGGAGAGCGCAGGAAGCGTGTGTGAGCTCAGAGGGGAG GGTGCTGTAGATGAGAGCGCAGGCAGTGTGTGCGAACTCAGAGGGGACGGTGCCACAGATGAGAATGCAGGAAGCATGTGCATGCTTACAGGGGAGGTTGCCGCAGATGAGAGCGGGGCGAGTGCAGGCAGCGCGTGCGAGCTCAGAGGGGAGGGTGCTGCAGATGCAAGCAGGGAGAGCGCAGGCAGTGTATGTGAGCTCAGAGAGGAGGGTGCCGCAGATGAGAATGCAGGAAGCGTGTGCGTGCTTACAGGGGAGGTTGCCGCAGATGAGAGCGGGGCGAGTGCAGGCAGCGTGTGTGAACTCAGAG GGGACGGTGCCACAGATGAGAGCGGGGAGAGCGCAGGCAGCGTGTGTGAACTCAGAGGGGACGGTGCCACAGATGAGAGCAGGGAGAGCGCAGGCAGCGTGTGTGAGCTCAGAGGGGAGGGTGCCGCAGATGAGAACGCAGGGAGCGCGTGCAAGCTTACAGGGGCAGGTGCCGCAGATCCGCCATGCAGGAGGGCggggagtgctgctgctgctttagagGGAGGCCTGCGTGAGCATGCCAGGGCGAGAGTGCACAGCACATCCCCTAGGACAGACTCTGGCACCAGGGCCCCGCCGGAGCGTGTGGACGAGGCCAGAGGCAGCGCAGCAATGTGTGGGACGGAGATGCCCTGCGGCTTGGGCAGCTGTGCTGCAGAGGGTGCCCCCTGTGCACGTGGAGCTCCTGGGAGCACGGAGCACAGCCAGTCTCTGGAGATCCCAGGCAGCCGCTCGGCCGGGAGCTTGGCTGAGGAGGTGGACTGTCCAGGCGGGGTGGCGAGGCCATCGCATGGCTTGCGAGCGGATGGAGAGCCAGGGATGGAGGACGGTGGTGTGACCGAAGGCGGCACGTCAGAAGCGCCTGGGCAGCCAAGTGACGGAGCTCCGAGCGATAGCTGTGCTGcggcagaggggagctgggacTTGCTCTTTAACGCCGATGGAGACTGCCTGGACCAACGTCTGCTGCAAGAG ctgtcgGGCGGTGAGAAGCCCAGGAGCAGGCTGCAGGAGCCCCGTTTCGACTACTCCGGCTGGCAGCCTGAGCTGGACCTCAGCGACTCGGAGCTGCCCCATGTCATCGAGATCTATGACTTCCCGCAGGACTTCGGCACTGCTGACCTGCTGCGCGTCTTCTGCAGCTACCA GAAGAAAGGCTTTGACATCAAATGGGTGGACGACACGCATGCACTGGGCATCTTCTCCAGCCCCGTCGCAG CACGCGACGCTCTGAGCAGCAGGCACGTGATGGTGAAGACCCGGCCCCTGGCGCAGGGCACGAGAGCAGCCAAGGCCAAAGCCAGGGCTTGTGCTG ACCTCCTGCAGCCGGCGAAAGAGCGTCCGGAGACGTCGGCGGCACTGGCCCGGAGGCTGGTGATCGGAGCCCTCGGAGTGCGGAGCAACCAGAGCCGAGCCGAGCGCGAGGCCGAGCGCAAGAAGCTGCAGGAGGCCCGAG AGAGAAAGCGCCTGGAGAACAAGCAGCGGGAGGACATCTGGGAAGGCCGGGACTga
- the R3HCC1L gene encoding coiled-coil domain-containing protein R3HCC1L isoform X25: MCELRGEGTADPSAESAGSVCELRVQGAADPSAESSGSVCELRVQGAADPSVESAGSVCELRVQGAADESGESAGSTCELQEESAADQPCERTALSGESTGTAYELRGEATADQSRESTGSACELRGDGTTDESGESAGSVCELRGEVAADESGASAGSVCELRGDGATDESGESAGSVCELRGDGATDESRESAGSVCELRGEGAADENAGSACKLTGAGAADPPCRRAGSAAAALEGGLREHARARVHSTSPRTDSGTRAPPERVDEARGSAAMCGTEMPCGLGSCAAEGAPCARGAPGSTEHSQSLEIPGSRSAGSLAEEVDCPGGVARPSHGLRADGEPGMEDGGVTEGGTSEAPGQPSDGAPSDSCAAAEGSWDLLFNADGDCLDQRLLQELSGGEKPRSRLQEPRFDYSGWQPELDLSDSELPHVIEIYDFPQDFGTADLLRVFCSYQKKGFDIKWVDDTHALGIFSSPVAARDALSSRHVMVKTRPLAQGTRAAKAKARACADLLQPAKERPETSAALARRLVIGALGVRSNQSRAEREAERKKLQEARERKRLENKQREDIWEGRD; the protein is encoded by the exons ATGTGCGAGCTCAGAGGGGAGGGCACCGCAGATCCGAGCGCGGAGAGCGCAGGCAGCGTGTGCGAGCTCAGAGTGCAGGGCGCCGCAGATCCGAGCGCGGAGAGCTCAGGCAGCGTGTGCGAGCTCAGAGTGCAGGGTGCCGCAGATCCGAGCGTGGAGAGCGCAGGCAGCGTGTGCGAGCTCAGAGTGCAGGGTGCCGCAGATGAGAGCGGGGAGAGCGCAGGAAGCACTTGTGAACTTCAAGAGGAGAGTGCTGCAGATCAGCCATGTGAGAGGACAGCTCTGAGCGGGGAGAGCACAGGAACTGCGTATGAGCTCAGAGGCGAGGCCACCGCAGATCAGAGTAGGGAGAGCACGGGAAGCGCGTGTGAGCTCAGAGGGGATGGTACCACAGATGAGAGTGGGGAGAGCGCAGGAAGCGTGTGTGAGCTCAGAGGGGAG GTTGCCGCAGATGAGAGCGGGGCGAGTGCAGGCAGCGTGTGTGAACTCAGAG GGGACGGTGCCACAGATGAGAGCGGGGAGAGCGCAGGCAGCGTGTGTGAACTCAGAGGGGACGGTGCCACAGATGAGAGCAGGGAGAGCGCAGGCAGCGTGTGTGAGCTCAGAGGGGAGGGTGCCGCAGATGAGAACGCAGGGAGCGCGTGCAAGCTTACAGGGGCAGGTGCCGCAGATCCGCCATGCAGGAGGGCggggagtgctgctgctgctttagagGGAGGCCTGCGTGAGCATGCCAGGGCGAGAGTGCACAGCACATCCCCTAGGACAGACTCTGGCACCAGGGCCCCGCCGGAGCGTGTGGACGAGGCCAGAGGCAGCGCAGCAATGTGTGGGACGGAGATGCCCTGCGGCTTGGGCAGCTGTGCTGCAGAGGGTGCCCCCTGTGCACGTGGAGCTCCTGGGAGCACGGAGCACAGCCAGTCTCTGGAGATCCCAGGCAGCCGCTCGGCCGGGAGCTTGGCTGAGGAGGTGGACTGTCCAGGCGGGGTGGCGAGGCCATCGCATGGCTTGCGAGCGGATGGAGAGCCAGGGATGGAGGACGGTGGTGTGACCGAAGGCGGCACGTCAGAAGCGCCTGGGCAGCCAAGTGACGGAGCTCCGAGCGATAGCTGTGCTGcggcagaggggagctgggacTTGCTCTTTAACGCCGATGGAGACTGCCTGGACCAACGTCTGCTGCAAGAG ctgtcgGGCGGTGAGAAGCCCAGGAGCAGGCTGCAGGAGCCCCGTTTCGACTACTCCGGCTGGCAGCCTGAGCTGGACCTCAGCGACTCGGAGCTGCCCCATGTCATCGAGATCTATGACTTCCCGCAGGACTTCGGCACTGCTGACCTGCTGCGCGTCTTCTGCAGCTACCA GAAGAAAGGCTTTGACATCAAATGGGTGGACGACACGCATGCACTGGGCATCTTCTCCAGCCCCGTCGCAG CACGCGACGCTCTGAGCAGCAGGCACGTGATGGTGAAGACCCGGCCCCTGGCGCAGGGCACGAGAGCAGCCAAGGCCAAAGCCAGGGCTTGTGCTG ACCTCCTGCAGCCGGCGAAAGAGCGTCCGGAGACGTCGGCGGCACTGGCCCGGAGGCTGGTGATCGGAGCCCTCGGAGTGCGGAGCAACCAGAGCCGAGCCGAGCGCGAGGCCGAGCGCAAGAAGCTGCAGGAGGCCCGAG AGAGAAAGCGCCTGGAGAACAAGCAGCGGGAGGACATCTGGGAAGGCCGGGACTga
- the R3HCC1L gene encoding coiled-coil domain-containing protein R3HCC1L isoform X18, translated as MCELRGEGTADPSAESAGSVCELRVQGAADPSAESSGSVCELRVQGAADPSVESAGSVCELRVQGAADESGESAGSTCELQEESAADQPCERTALSGESTGTAYELRGEATADQSRESTGSACELRGDGTTDESGESAGSVCELRGEVAADESRASAGSACELRGDSATDESGESAGSVCELRGEGAADASRESAGSVCELREEGAADENAGSVCVLTGEVAADESGASAGSVCELRGDGATDESGESAGSVCELRGDGATDESRESAGSVCELRGEGAADENAGSACKLTGAGAADPPCRRAGSAAAALEGGLREHARARVHSTSPRTDSGTRAPPERVDEARGSAAMCGTEMPCGLGSCAAEGAPCARGAPGSTEHSQSLEIPGSRSAGSLAEEVDCPGGVARPSHGLRADGEPGMEDGGVTEGGTSEAPGQPSDGAPSDSCAAAEGSWDLLFNADGDCLDQRLLQELSGGEKPRSRLQEPRFDYSGWQPELDLSDSELPHVIEIYDFPQDFGTADLLRVFCSYQKKGFDIKWVDDTHALGIFSSPVAARDALSSRHVMVKTRPLAQGTRAAKAKARACADLLQPAKERPETSAALARRLVIGALGVRSNQSRAEREAERKKLQEARERKRLENKQREDIWEGRD; from the exons ATGTGCGAGCTCAGAGGGGAGGGCACCGCAGATCCGAGCGCGGAGAGCGCAGGCAGCGTGTGCGAGCTCAGAGTGCAGGGCGCCGCAGATCCGAGCGCGGAGAGCTCAGGCAGCGTGTGCGAGCTCAGAGTGCAGGGTGCCGCAGATCCGAGCGTGGAGAGCGCAGGCAGCGTGTGCGAGCTCAGAGTGCAGGGTGCCGCAGATGAGAGCGGGGAGAGCGCAGGAAGCACTTGTGAACTTCAAGAGGAGAGTGCTGCAGATCAGCCATGTGAGAGGACAGCTCTGAGCGGGGAGAGCACAGGAACTGCGTATGAGCTCAGAGGCGAGGCCACCGCAGATCAGAGTAGGGAGAGCACGGGAAGCGCGTGTGAGCTCAGAGGGGATGGTACCACAGATGAGAGTGGGGAGAGCGCAGGAAGCGTGTGTGAGCTCAGAGGGGAGGTTGCCGCAGATGAGAGCAGGGCGAGTGCAGGCAGCGCGTGTGAACTCAGAGGGGACAGTGCCACAGATGAGAGCGGGGAGAGCGCAGGCAGCGTGTGCGAGCTCAGAGGGGAG GGTGCTGCAGATGCAAGCAGGGAGAGCGCAGGCAGTGTATGTGAGCTCAGAGAGGAGGGTGCCGCAGATGAGAATGCAGGAAGCGTGTGCGTGCTTACAGGGGAGGTTGCCGCAGATGAGAGCGGGGCGAGTGCAGGCAGCGTGTGTGAACTCAGAG GGGACGGTGCCACAGATGAGAGCGGGGAGAGCGCAGGCAGCGTGTGTGAACTCAGAGGGGACGGTGCCACAGATGAGAGCAGGGAGAGCGCAGGCAGCGTGTGTGAGCTCAGAGGGGAGGGTGCCGCAGATGAGAACGCAGGGAGCGCGTGCAAGCTTACAGGGGCAGGTGCCGCAGATCCGCCATGCAGGAGGGCggggagtgctgctgctgctttagagGGAGGCCTGCGTGAGCATGCCAGGGCGAGAGTGCACAGCACATCCCCTAGGACAGACTCTGGCACCAGGGCCCCGCCGGAGCGTGTGGACGAGGCCAGAGGCAGCGCAGCAATGTGTGGGACGGAGATGCCCTGCGGCTTGGGCAGCTGTGCTGCAGAGGGTGCCCCCTGTGCACGTGGAGCTCCTGGGAGCACGGAGCACAGCCAGTCTCTGGAGATCCCAGGCAGCCGCTCGGCCGGGAGCTTGGCTGAGGAGGTGGACTGTCCAGGCGGGGTGGCGAGGCCATCGCATGGCTTGCGAGCGGATGGAGAGCCAGGGATGGAGGACGGTGGTGTGACCGAAGGCGGCACGTCAGAAGCGCCTGGGCAGCCAAGTGACGGAGCTCCGAGCGATAGCTGTGCTGcggcagaggggagctgggacTTGCTCTTTAACGCCGATGGAGACTGCCTGGACCAACGTCTGCTGCAAGAG ctgtcgGGCGGTGAGAAGCCCAGGAGCAGGCTGCAGGAGCCCCGTTTCGACTACTCCGGCTGGCAGCCTGAGCTGGACCTCAGCGACTCGGAGCTGCCCCATGTCATCGAGATCTATGACTTCCCGCAGGACTTCGGCACTGCTGACCTGCTGCGCGTCTTCTGCAGCTACCA GAAGAAAGGCTTTGACATCAAATGGGTGGACGACACGCATGCACTGGGCATCTTCTCCAGCCCCGTCGCAG CACGCGACGCTCTGAGCAGCAGGCACGTGATGGTGAAGACCCGGCCCCTGGCGCAGGGCACGAGAGCAGCCAAGGCCAAAGCCAGGGCTTGTGCTG ACCTCCTGCAGCCGGCGAAAGAGCGTCCGGAGACGTCGGCGGCACTGGCCCGGAGGCTGGTGATCGGAGCCCTCGGAGTGCGGAGCAACCAGAGCCGAGCCGAGCGCGAGGCCGAGCGCAAGAAGCTGCAGGAGGCCCGAG AGAGAAAGCGCCTGGAGAACAAGCAGCGGGAGGACATCTGGGAAGGCCGGGACTga